The DNA region AGCGTTCAGTCAGAGAGAGGTACTTTTTACAGTGAAACTCCTTCTCCAGTTCGAGCAGCTGCTCGCTCGTAAAAGCTGTTCGTCTCCTCCGGCTCTTCCCCGCCGAGCTGCCGGTGGGTAACGCCTCCTGAGAGCCGCCTTTCAGTTTGCTTTTCTGGGACAGGGAGCCACAGTTGTTCCCGTCCGAGAAACTTTCGTTCTCGCTGTCTGCGGAGCTGTCCTCTCGGTCACTGCACGCAGTGTCTGCGGATTTTAGGTCCAGCTTCTCGTCGTCTGAGCTGTAAAGTTTGGTCTCACctaaaatgtggagaaaaaataaagaagaaacacAATAAATCCCTCTTAATGAGCATTGAGGCCAAAAGCGACCATTACGCAATGGCTCACTAAGTAAAACATCAATCATTGCCCCTTTCAAGCAGAGGAATGGGGATAACAGCCTTGAAATCAACTCCAGAAAACAacgaaaatatatttttcacaaCCAGTATTTAGAACTGAAACAAACGGCACTGTTAAGTTTCCAATTTGATAAACACTTTGCAggttttttacctttttttggaaatttaaactttaaattttccTGTACCAACAATTTAAATCTACTAGTGGTCTCAAAATGAATTTAGTATGCTCTCAAATTCGActaatcttgattttttttaaaggaaaaaaataagtcaTAACCCAACCTACGGCCTGCTcctaaaaataaagtttcatttataaagctataattataaaataatgtGTCAAGGGCTCAAGATGTAAAGTTTGGCTGTTATCAAGTTGCACTGGCAAGAATTGGACACACGAGAATTTAACCATCTCTGTTACTGTGCAGTATGTCATGACTAATGCAAGACAGCATGtgctttttaattaaaatgatcTCTGAGAccaaatgccaacattttctacTTTTACGCATTTTTACGCACAGTGGCCATTTTTACGCAGCAATGTTTAAGTTTGAATTCAACAATTAAACAAAGAGGCCGAGCTTACCTGATATAGTTTGAAAAGTTTCTGAGAAGTTGAGCAGCTCGGAGCTTTTATCCCGGCTGTGCAGCTCCTCAGAGTGCGGACTCTCCTGTCTCCTCGCCCCGGGATCCGCTGCGCTCAAACGCGGGCCTGGAAGCTCTTGTGGTGGGTAGAAACTGTCCGGTGGATCCGAGAAACTTGGCATCGTGGTGGTGAGAGCGACCATGGACGGCACCCCTTGTCCTAAACTGGCACAGAACGTGTTCGTGAGGCGCCCTGCAAAAGACGCCAGAGGCGCGAGAGGAGGTATCCCAGACGATAACGGCGAGTGGGATAAAGCTTGAGGGATCACCAGAGGTCTGTACGGCATGAACATGGGGTAGCCCGTGTAGAGCAGGTGTCCCGGTCTAGGCTGAGGGGTCCCTATGAGGGAGTCGATTGAGAACGCCGTCCCTTGGCCGCCTGGTCTCTGCATCTTgcaggcaaatacttttttgttgtgGAGGAAACTTGAAAAAAGCAGGTGTCCTTTTCCCCTCTGCGACGCGTAAAAGTTTCAGCGCAAAGACGGAGCGGAGAGAAAGTAGATCCTCCGCCGTGTTGTCATCACTGAGAGTGAGAGGAGTGCTTCTTCGGATCTCTGCgcaatctctctctcttcctgcacTTTGTTGTGAGCCCTGCCGCTACCTTTTCCCTCTTATTTGTCACACACTGAGACATAAACACACgctctctatctatctaccaACTCCTCCCTCCGCCCCTCTCCCATGCACGCACACCGTGTGtgtgagcagagagagagagagagggcgagagCGCATTGGTTATCATCTGCAATACAAGAGGAATGAAAAGGGGGTGTTTCCCTGGGGGCTCATCCATCTTCCTCAAATTACGCTTCATTTCCTTATTCAGCCTCTGACTTTTTGGCCGTCTTGAGAGGCGGTAGTTTCCCAGTGGAGACCAAATAGACGGGTCGCCCCCCTCACAgccc from Cheilinus undulatus linkage group 13, ASM1832078v1, whole genome shotgun sequence includes:
- the gbx1 gene encoding homeobox protein GBX-1, with translation MQRPGGQGTAFSIDSLIGTPQPRPGHLLYTGYPMFMPYRPLVIPQALSHSPLSSGIPPLAPLASFAGRLTNTFCASLGQGVPSMVALTTTMPSFSDPPDSFYPPQELPGPRLSAADPGARRQESPHSEELHSRDKSSELLNFSETFQTISGETKLYSSDDEKLDLKSADTACSDREDSSADSENESFSDGNNCGSLSQKSKLKGGSQEALPTGSSAGKSRRRRTAFTSEQLLELEKEFHCKKYLSLTERSQIAHALKLSEVQVKIWFQNRRAKWKRIKAGNVNNRSGEPVRNPKIVVPIPVHVNRFAVRSQHQQIEQGTRP